The genomic DNA AGCTTTATTACTCGAACGCCTTCTGCTGCGGCATCAATGAGTTGAAGATGTTTTACGGCGTGCCGGGCGTGCCGTTCCACAAATGGCAGCAGTGGCGTGATCCTGCCCCGCACTCGATCCCGGAGTTCGAGGAGATGAAGTGCGGTGTGTATGGCCTGCTCGACCGGCGCAACTTGCTCGATCTGATTCAGAACTTCATTGTGTTCGAGACCGAGGAAGGCAAGACGGTGAAGAAGATCGCCCGCTACCAGCAATTCCGGGCGGCCAACAAGCTCGTCGAGCGTGCAATCAAGTTGGGCGCAGATCGAAGCTGGCGACGTGGCATCGTGTGGCACACGCAGGGATCGGGCAAAAGTCTCACGATGCTGTTTGCCGCCCGCAAGCTGTGGAATCTCCTGGGCCAGCCCACAATCATCATCGTGGTGGATCGTGACCAACTCCAGGATCAGATGGTGAAGCAATTCGTGCAGACGAACACGCAGAACTGCCGGATCGCCGAGAGCAAAGATGACCTGTTGAAGTTGTTGAGCGAGGGCGATGGCTACCGGGGCATCGTGCTCACGATCATGCACAAGTTTGACTGGCGGGATGCCATCGAGATCAAACGCCCGGATGTCGTCATGCTCGTGGACGAAGCGCATCGCACGCAATAGGGCGACCTCGCCATTGGGATGCGCAAACTGTTGCCGAACGCCTCGATGTTCGGCTTCACCGGCACGCCGCTCGAACTGGACGACCGCAATACGCCCGTGGCGTTCGGCCAGGAACAGGGCAAGGACGTGGCCGGACACGAGATTTTCGAGCGTTACATGGATCGTTACTCCATCGCCGATGCCCTGCGTGACAAGGCGACCGTGCCGATCCGCTGGCAGCCTCGCATGACGGATTGGAAGGTGTGGGGCAAGGCGCTGGACGAGCAGTTTGAAAAGCTGCTCGCCCACCTGTCACCCGGCGAGCGCAATGCGTTGAAGACGCAGGAAGCGAAACTCGACCGGATTTTGAAACACCCGGATCGCATCGCCCAGATCGCCGCCGAACGTGGCAGAGCATTTCAAGCAGCACGTCCAGCCCAACGGGTTCAAGGCGATGCTGGCCTGCTACGACAAAGAGACGTGCGTGCTCTACAAGGCTGCGCTCGACACGTTGCTCGGCTCGGAAGTCAGCCTGTGTATTTTCTCAGAAGCGCCGAAGGAAGACGGCGAACTCATCAAGGCGCATTATCTGGGCGATGCGGCCCGGAAGAAGGCGATTGACGAGTTCAAGAAACCGAAACCGGACAAGGCAGAGGAATTGGCCAAGCCGGAGAACCGCTTCCGCAAAGTCGAGTTGTTCATCGTGTGCGACATGCTGTTGACCGGATTCGATGCGCCAATTCTGCAAACGCTTTATTTGGACAAGGGCCTGCGCAACCACACGCTGCTGCAAGCGATCGCACGGGTAAACCGGCCCTACAACGAATTGAAGAACGGCTGGGGTGATGACGGCACGCAGGGTCGGGGCGGTCTGGTGATTGATTACTTCGGCGTGTTCGAGAATCTGAACGAGGCGCTGAACTTCGACAAA from Verrucomicrobiota bacterium includes the following:
- a CDS encoding type I restriction endonuclease subunit R; translated protein: MPPQSTPFTEARTVENPILKWLRTPELGWRYENQQQVIKKYRTDPATGVYDEREVLLLPILRQKLKELNPKFITDDDRADRIVFQLRKETDNQEWLHWMRNEKTFQFASDEPYQPITVIDYTNIENNDWLVTNQFWVEGRNRRRTDALLFINGIPVVNPEAKTTTRDDHIEWREGAKQTGDYLRDVPQLYYSNAFCCGINELKMFYGVPGVPFHKWQQWRDPAPHSIPEFEEMKCGVYGLLDRRNLLDLIQNFIVFETEEGKTVKKIARYQQFRAANKLVERAIKLGADRSWRRGIVWHTQGSGKSLTMLFAARKLWNLLGQPTIIIVVDRDQLQDQMVKQFVQTNTQNCRIAESKDDLLKLLSEGDGYRGIVLTIMHKFDWRDAIEIKRPDVVMLVDEAHRTQ